From one Nodosilinea sp. PGN35 genomic stretch:
- a CDS encoding GGDEF domain-containing protein, with product MNQVQPSSLGEAYPALCNFLKLASLTLAAPQMALTVQVGDNWRHGGVMTYGQLPAATLREVLSSQPVEGTSLDGAQLSLTTYSRSSDSTAIGAEPVLVGRLHKADARYQFTVYVPGLAVDSLSDVQVKTLQYLAQQLLLCLTLAQPRPPLRPTVEPVPPPIAPPRSIDYLSRVVALSPAGPIRDRLHQGQPRLVDMVAQLQACLTYRQLGQLLATYLPHFFPHESGRLVLFSAAPETLTVLTEWGDHSPLAVIEQQCCYPHVQLSGQQPTVGHECHQCQVEHCLTQTSKCIVLGMINQTTCIVQLVQSKSEPLNPVQTALLKKLSEQILFVMQRLLLLEDLQDQALKDPLTGLLNRRHAETVLNNLCNAANRSQNVSIILIDIDHFKLVNDTYGHQAGDAVLKNMGMLLRGHVRAQDIVCRYGGEEFCMVLLDTPPHVALKRAEKIRRAVKYITNSFNDQMLPPLTISLGVASFPHHGETPHTLVTLADKALYWAKNHGRDRAVSVDHMLSKSQEN from the coding sequence ATGAACCAAGTTCAGCCTAGTTCCTTAGGAGAGGCTTATCCAGCCCTGTGTAACTTCCTCAAGCTCGCCTCCCTCACCCTGGCGGCCCCCCAGATGGCGCTGACGGTGCAGGTAGGCGACAACTGGCGTCACGGTGGAGTAATGACCTATGGGCAACTGCCCGCCGCTACCCTGCGGGAGGTGCTGTCGAGCCAACCCGTTGAGGGCACTAGCTTAGACGGCGCTCAGCTGTCGCTGACCACCTACAGTCGATCGTCCGACTCTACCGCCATCGGGGCTGAGCCCGTGCTCGTAGGGCGCTTGCACAAGGCCGATGCTCGATACCAGTTCACGGTTTACGTGCCGGGGCTAGCCGTCGATAGCCTGAGCGATGTGCAGGTTAAGACCCTTCAGTATCTTGCTCAACAACTGCTGCTGTGCCTGACGCTGGCCCAGCCAAGGCCGCCCCTGCGCCCGACAGTCGAACCAGTACCACCGCCCATCGCTCCGCCCCGCAGTATCGACTACCTGTCGCGGGTAGTGGCGCTGAGCCCTGCTGGCCCGATCCGCGATCGCCTGCACCAGGGTCAACCTCGCCTGGTTGACATGGTAGCGCAGCTACAGGCCTGCCTGACCTACAGACAGCTGGGGCAGCTATTGGCCACCTATCTGCCCCACTTTTTTCCCCACGAGTCGGGTCGCCTGGTATTGTTCTCGGCAGCCCCGGAGACATTGACGGTGCTCACCGAGTGGGGCGACCATAGCCCCCTGGCGGTGATCGAACAGCAGTGCTGCTATCCCCACGTTCAGCTTTCGGGTCAGCAGCCAACGGTTGGCCATGAGTGCCATCAGTGTCAGGTGGAGCACTGCCTGACCCAGACCTCTAAATGCATTGTGCTGGGGATGATCAACCAGACCACCTGTATTGTGCAGCTGGTGCAGAGCAAGTCAGAACCGCTTAACCCGGTGCAGACAGCGCTGTTGAAAAAGCTGTCTGAGCAAATTTTGTTTGTTATGCAGCGGCTGCTGCTGCTCGAAGACCTGCAAGATCAGGCCCTCAAAGATCCGCTGACGGGGTTGCTCAACCGTCGCCACGCCGAGACGGTGCTCAACAATCTGTGCAATGCCGCCAACCGATCGCAGAATGTCAGTATTATTTTGATCGATATTGACCACTTCAAATTGGTCAACGACACCTACGGCCACCAGGCGGGCGATGCGGTGCTCAAGAACATGGGCATGCTGCTGCGGGGCCACGTGCGCGCCCAGGACATTGTCTGCCGCTACGGCGGGGAAGAGTTTTGTATGGTGCTGCTCGACACTCCTCCCCACGTGGCCCTGAAGCGGGCCGAGAAAATTCGCCGCGCGGTTAAGTACATCACCAATTCGTTTAACGACCAAATGCTCCCGCCGCTGACCATTTCCCTGGGGGTAGCCAGTTTTCCCCACCACGGCGAAACGCCCCACACCCTGGTCACCCTGGCCGACAAAGCCCTGTATTGGGCAAAAAACCATGGCCGCGATCGCGCCGTCAGTGTCGATCACATGCTCTCGAAGAGCCAGGAAAATTAG
- a CDS encoding ferredoxin-thioredoxin reductase catalytic domain-containing protein produces MTDTKTTQATDKNLELMRSFAQSYAKRTGTYFCSDPGVTAVVLEGLAKHKDDFGSPLCPCRHYEDKEAEVKAIYWNCPCIPMQERKECHCMLFLTPDNPFAGEQQDITFDTIRAETNKF; encoded by the coding sequence ATGACTGACACCAAAACCACCCAGGCCACCGACAAAAACCTAGAGCTGATGCGCAGCTTTGCCCAGAGCTATGCCAAGCGCACCGGCACCTACTTCTGCTCCGACCCAGGCGTGACGGCGGTGGTGCTTGAGGGTTTAGCCAAGCACAAGGATGACTTCGGCTCGCCCCTCTGCCCCTGTCGCCATTACGAAGACAAAGAGGCCGAAGTCAAGGCCATCTACTGGAACTGCCCCTGTATTCCCATGCAGGAGCGCAAAGAGTGCCACTGCATGCTCTTTCTCACCCCCGACAACCCCTTCGCAGGCGAGCAGCAAGACATCACCTTCGACACCATTCGCGCCGAGACCAACAAGTTCTAG
- the sufD gene encoding Fe-S cluster assembly protein SufD has product MSAVSEVSVLATVDRRDAYLRELAQRVRRVVPEELGLAEVRDRALSFLNEQTWPSTRQEDWRFTDLSSLLAVEFAPTEVGTVEESNLTDLRLPETAGAQLVVVNGRVSAELSRLENLPEGAIAGSLAANPELAEKLAPYLAQASGGHETFTALNTVGFADAVVVWVPRNVAVETPVQVIYVSQAGDTPLIAQPRCLVVAESGSALRLIEDFWGYSEADQLTNAVTEFFVEASAQVTHCRIQREGKGTVHIGKTAVTQARDSQYVGTAVDFGGRLARHHWEAYQTGEQTTTRLYGLAAITGTQLADTHSLVALSHPHGTVEQEHKAIADGRAHSVFNGRMAVAQQAQLTNASQLNRNLLLSDQARIDTKPQLEIVADNVKCAHGATVSQLQADEIFYLQSRGISAAAAQRLLIYAFAMEILETIEVETLRSRLAAHISQWA; this is encoded by the coding sequence ATGAGTGCGGTATCTGAGGTGAGCGTATTGGCCACGGTAGATCGGCGGGATGCCTACCTGAGGGAGCTGGCCCAGCGGGTGCGGCGGGTGGTGCCGGAGGAACTGGGGCTGGCGGAGGTGCGCGATCGCGCCCTCTCCTTCCTCAACGAGCAGACCTGGCCCTCCACCCGCCAGGAGGACTGGCGCTTCACCGACCTGTCCTCGCTGCTGGCGGTAGAGTTTGCCCCGACGGAGGTGGGCACCGTCGAGGAATCTAATCTTACCGACCTGCGCCTGCCCGAGACCGCCGGGGCTCAACTGGTGGTGGTGAATGGGCGGGTCAGCGCCGAGCTGTCCCGATTGGAGAACTTGCCCGAGGGGGCGATCGCCGGTTCCCTGGCCGCAAACCCTGAACTGGCGGAGAAGCTGGCCCCCTACCTGGCCCAGGCCAGCGGCGGCCACGAGACCTTCACCGCCCTCAACACCGTCGGCTTTGCGGATGCGGTAGTGGTTTGGGTGCCGCGCAACGTTGCGGTGGAGACCCCGGTTCAGGTGATCTATGTGTCTCAGGCTGGGGATACTCCGCTAATCGCCCAACCCCGCTGCCTCGTTGTGGCCGAATCCGGCAGCGCCCTGAGGCTGATTGAAGACTTCTGGGGCTACAGCGAGGCCGACCAGCTCACCAACGCCGTCACCGAATTTTTTGTCGAGGCCAGCGCCCAGGTCACCCACTGCCGCATCCAGCGGGAGGGCAAAGGCACCGTCCACATCGGCAAAACCGCCGTCACCCAGGCCCGCGACAGCCAGTACGTCGGCACCGCCGTCGACTTTGGCGGCAGGCTGGCCCGCCACCACTGGGAGGCATATCAGACCGGCGAACAGACCACCACCCGCCTCTACGGCCTTGCCGCCATCACCGGCACCCAGCTGGCCGATACCCACAGCCTGGTGGCCCTCAGCCACCCCCACGGCACTGTGGAACAGGAGCACAAGGCGATCGCCGATGGCCGCGCCCACAGCGTCTTCAACGGGCGCATGGCCGTAGCCCAGCAGGCCCAGCTCACCAATGCCAGTCAGCTCAACCGCAACCTGCTGCTGTCTGACCAGGCCCGGATCGACACCAAACCCCAGCTCGAGATCGTGGCCGACAATGTCAAGTGCGCCCACGGGGCCACCGTCAGCCAGCTCCAGGCCGACGAGATTTTTTATCTGCAAAGTCGAGGCATCAGCGCCGCCGCCGCCCAGCGCTTGCTGATCTATGCGTTTGCCATGGAAATTTTAGAGACAATAGAGGTAGAAACATTGCGATCGCGCCTCGCCGCCCACATTTCCCAATGGGCCTAG
- the sufC gene encoding Fe-S cluster assembly ATPase SufC → MINDNSEIILSVRDLRASVDGTEILKGLNLEVRAGEIHTIMGLNGSGKSTFSKVLAGHPDYEVTGGEIAFKGQDILELEPHDRATSGIFLAFQYPLEIPGVSNRDFLRVAYNAHRKARGDDEIDVFDFDDLIEEKLEVVKMDASFLDRSVNEGFSGGEKKRNEILQMALLEPVLSILDETDSGLDIDALKTVAGGVNQLSNPDNAVVLITHYQRLLNYIVPDYVHVMAEGRILTTGGKDLAQRLESEGYEGVLAEFRAGATAQ, encoded by the coding sequence ATGATTAACGACAACAGCGAGATTATTCTTTCGGTGCGCGATCTGCGGGCCAGCGTAGACGGCACCGAGATTCTCAAGGGTCTGAACCTGGAGGTGCGGGCCGGGGAGATCCACACCATCATGGGCCTGAACGGCTCAGGCAAGAGCACTTTCTCGAAGGTGCTAGCGGGGCACCCCGACTATGAGGTGACGGGCGGCGAGATCGCCTTCAAGGGACAGGATATTCTGGAGCTGGAGCCCCACGATCGCGCCACCTCCGGTATCTTCCTGGCTTTCCAATATCCGCTGGAGATCCCAGGCGTCAGCAACCGCGACTTTTTGCGGGTGGCCTACAATGCCCACCGCAAAGCTCGGGGCGACGATGAGATCGACGTATTCGACTTCGACGACCTGATCGAAGAAAAGCTAGAAGTCGTGAAAATGGACGCCTCCTTCCTCGATCGCAGCGTCAATGAGGGCTTCTCGGGGGGCGAGAAGAAGCGCAACGAGATCTTGCAGATGGCGCTGCTGGAGCCGGTGCTGAGCATTCTCGATGAGACCGACTCGGGGCTGGATATCGACGCGCTCAAGACCGTAGCGGGCGGGGTCAATCAGCTCAGCAACCCCGACAACGCCGTAGTGCTGATCACCCACTACCAGCGGCTGCTGAACTACATTGTGCCCGACTACGTGCATGTGATGGCCGAGGGTCGCATTCTGACCACGGGCGGCAAAGACCTGGCCCAGCGGCTGGAGAGCGAGGGCTACGAGGGCGTGCTAGCGGAATTTCGGGCGGGGGCGACGGCGCAATGA
- a CDS encoding PspA/IM30 family protein yields the protein MGLFDRVSRVVRSNLNAAVSSAENPEKILDQAIIDMQEDLVQMRQAVAGAIASQKRVQQQYERASSEANTWQQRAQLALQKGDEDLAKQALLRKKTQAETAVALKTQLDSQSAIVDKLKRDLIGLESKLSEAKTKKDMLKARASAARANEQLQSTTSSLNTTSAMAAFERMEEKVLQMEAKSQAAAELAGADLESQFASLEAGGDVDLELAAMKAQMLGGTADQGQLPAAETPIPATESAAVDAELEELRSQIDQLD from the coding sequence ATGGGGTTATTTGATCGCGTTAGCCGAGTGGTTCGCTCTAACCTAAATGCGGCGGTGAGTTCGGCGGAAAATCCTGAGAAAATCCTGGATCAGGCCATTATCGATATGCAGGAAGACCTGGTGCAGATGCGCCAGGCGGTGGCGGGGGCGATCGCCAGCCAGAAGCGGGTGCAGCAGCAGTACGAGCGCGCCAGCAGCGAAGCCAACACCTGGCAGCAGCGGGCTCAGCTGGCCCTGCAGAAGGGCGACGAAGACCTGGCCAAGCAGGCCCTGCTGCGCAAGAAAACCCAGGCCGAAACCGCCGTGGCGCTGAAAACTCAGCTCGACTCTCAGAGTGCTATCGTTGACAAGCTCAAGCGCGACCTGATTGGGCTGGAGAGCAAGCTGTCGGAGGCCAAGACCAAAAAAGACATGCTCAAGGCGCGCGCCAGTGCCGCCAGGGCCAACGAGCAGCTGCAAAGCACCACCAGTAGCCTCAACACCACCAGCGCCATGGCCGCCTTTGAGCGCATGGAAGAAAAAGTGCTGCAAATGGAGGCCAAATCCCAGGCGGCGGCTGAGCTGGCCGGAGCCGACCTGGAGAGCCAGTTTGCCAGCCTGGAAGCCGGGGGCGATGTGGATCTGGAGCTGGCGGCCATGAAGGCGCAAATGCTGGGCGGCACTGCCGACCAGGGCCAGCTGCCCGCCGCCGAAACCCCCATCCCCGCCACCGAGTCGGCGGCGGTAGACGCCGAGCTGGAAGAGCTCCGATCGCAGATCGACCAGCTCGACTAG
- a CDS encoding Na+/proline symporter has protein sequence MVESTLTWALLAGYGGLLFYLVRQTTPDKVTPPEFFEGQSSTGQAPGLWLLVASAAISWIFAKSIDNAASLGQTFGVLGGIGYAIYYLSFVTAAIALYYIRTRGGFRSIPEFLVSKYGRVCSRLFLLAIAIRLLNEVWSNTKVFSLYFGPEGSAGYWVAAAIVTLFTVYYTLLGGLRSSLLTDGAQMVLAAVLLVVILATVGPGLAREGLPVVDADTRSGAITFCGLALVQVFSYPFHDPVMTDRAFITGPRTMVKGFIWAGLLSGGFIFLFSFVGLYARTLGLEGSPSLTVPALFGLPMLLVFNAIMLTSAGSTLDSTFSSTAKVGARDWFHRKGAPTEGQARLGRWWIIAIAILGNVPLLSIYMGDRIGPAIILATTISGTMVMGLAPIFLLAFLPRAGALSFHLAFWPGLVFGVLRVAENVIGATLFPTWMSLGTGRYAVDLGVNIYGLLLCTAGYLLGAWLGSLRAKTSKALPEA, from the coding sequence ATGGTTGAAAGTACGCTCACCTGGGCGCTGCTGGCGGGTTATGGCGGGTTGTTGTTTTATTTGGTGCGCCAAACCACGCCCGATAAGGTGACGCCGCCGGAGTTTTTTGAGGGCCAGTCGAGCACCGGGCAGGCACCGGGACTGTGGCTGCTGGTGGCCAGCGCGGCGATCTCGTGGATTTTTGCGAAATCCATCGACAATGCGGCCAGCCTGGGGCAGACCTTTGGGGTGCTGGGGGGCATCGGCTACGCGATCTACTACCTGAGCTTTGTGACGGCGGCGATCGCCCTCTACTACATCCGCACGCGGGGCGGCTTTCGTTCAATACCCGAATTTTTGGTGAGCAAGTACGGCCGGGTGTGTTCGCGGCTGTTTTTGCTGGCGATCGCCATTCGCCTGCTCAACGAGGTGTGGTCAAACACCAAAGTCTTCTCGCTCTACTTTGGCCCCGAGGGCAGCGCGGGCTACTGGGTGGCAGCGGCGATCGTCACCCTGTTCACCGTGTATTACACCCTGCTGGGGGGCCTGCGCAGCAGTCTGCTCACCGACGGGGCGCAGATGGTGCTGGCCGCTGTGCTGCTGGTGGTCATTCTCGCCACCGTTGGCCCTGGGCTGGCCCGCGAGGGGCTGCCGGTGGTTGACGCCGACACCCGCAGCGGGGCGATCACCTTCTGCGGTCTGGCCCTGGTGCAGGTGTTCAGCTACCCCTTCCACGACCCGGTGATGACCGATCGCGCTTTTATCACCGGGCCGCGCACCATGGTTAAGGGGTTTATCTGGGCGGGGTTGCTCAGCGGCGGGTTTATTTTTCTGTTTAGCTTTGTGGGGTTGTACGCTCGCACCCTGGGACTGGAGGGTTCCCCCAGCCTGACGGTGCCCGCCCTGTTTGGCCTGCCCATGCTGCTGGTGTTTAACGCCATCATGCTGACCAGCGCTGGCTCCACCCTAGACTCGACTTTCTCCAGCACCGCCAAGGTGGGCGCACGCGACTGGTTTCACCGCAAGGGTGCCCCCACCGAGGGCCAGGCCCGCCTGGGCCGCTGGTGGATCATTGCGATCGCCATCCTCGGCAATGTGCCCCTGCTGAGCATCTACATGGGCGATCGCATTGGCCCCGCGATCATTCTCGCCACCACCATCAGCGGCACCATGGTGATGGGGCTGGCTCCGATCTTTCTGCTGGCGTTTTTGCCCAGGGCTGGGGCGCTCAGCTTTCACCTCGCCTTTTGGCCAGGGCTGGTGTTTGGCGTGCTGCGGGTGGCCGAAAACGTCATCGGTGCTACCCTCTTCCCGACCTGGATGAGTCTGGGGACTGGCCGCTATGCCGTCGATCTGGGGGTAAATATCTACGGCCTGCTGCTGTGCACGGCGGGCTATCTGCTGGGGGCCTGGCTGGGCAGCCTCCGGGCCAAGACATCCAAAGCGCTGCCCGAAGCGTAG
- a CDS encoding SufS family cysteine desulfurase, with protein sequence MTVAQDLTLAARTRADFPILHQEVNGHPLVYLDNAATSQKPKAVLDALQHYYQSDNANVHRGVHALSSRATESYELARDKVAAFVKATSRDEIVFTRNASEAINLVAYAWGMTTLQAGDEIILSVMEHHSNLVPWQLVAQRTGAVLKFVGLNAEQSFDLKQYEDLISDRTRLVAVNHVSNTLGCVNPVEEIVEIAHRHGAKVLIDGCQSAPHMPLNLPALGCDWFVASGHKMCAPTGIGFLYGKLEVLQAMPPFMGGGEMIADVFLDHSTYAELPHKFEAGTPAIAEAIALGAAVDYLSAIGMENIAAYEHELTAYLYQQMQTVPEVTLYGPAPEADGSGHAALVTFTVAGVHAQDLSTLLDQSGIAIRSGHHCTQPLHRVLGTDSTARASLYFYNTKAEIDSFVAALKDTVEFFKGVFEDG encoded by the coding sequence ATGACAGTCGCCCAGGATCTCACCCTCGCCGCTCGCACCCGCGCCGACTTCCCGATTCTCCACCAGGAGGTGAACGGGCACCCGCTGGTGTACCTCGACAATGCCGCCACCTCCCAAAAGCCCAAGGCGGTGCTAGATGCCTTACAGCACTACTACCAGAGCGACAACGCCAACGTGCACCGGGGGGTGCATGCCCTGAGTTCTCGCGCCACTGAGTCCTATGAGCTTGCCCGAGACAAAGTTGCGGCCTTCGTCAAGGCCACCAGCCGCGACGAGATTGTTTTTACCCGCAACGCCAGCGAAGCGATCAACCTGGTGGCCTACGCCTGGGGCATGACCACCCTACAAGCGGGCGACGAGATCATTCTCTCGGTGATGGAGCACCACAGCAACCTGGTGCCCTGGCAGCTGGTGGCCCAGCGCACCGGGGCGGTGCTCAAGTTTGTGGGGCTGAACGCCGAGCAATCCTTTGATTTGAAGCAGTACGAAGACCTGATTAGCGACAGAACCAGACTGGTCGCGGTCAACCACGTGTCAAACACCCTGGGCTGCGTCAACCCGGTGGAGGAGATTGTTGAAATTGCCCACCGCCACGGGGCCAAGGTGCTGATCGATGGCTGCCAGAGCGCGCCCCACATGCCGCTGAATCTGCCCGCCCTGGGCTGCGACTGGTTTGTGGCGTCGGGCCACAAGATGTGCGCCCCCACGGGTATCGGCTTTCTCTACGGCAAGCTGGAGGTGCTCCAGGCCATGCCCCCCTTCATGGGCGGCGGCGAGATGATTGCCGATGTGTTTCTTGACCATTCCACCTATGCCGAGCTGCCCCACAAGTTTGAGGCGGGCACTCCGGCCATTGCCGAGGCGATCGCCCTCGGAGCCGCCGTAGATTACCTCTCTGCCATCGGCATGGAGAACATCGCGGCCTACGAGCACGAGCTGACCGCCTACCTGTACCAGCAGATGCAGACGGTGCCTGAAGTCACCCTCTACGGCCCGGCCCCCGAAGCCGACGGCAGCGGCCATGCCGCCCTAGTCACCTTCACCGTGGCTGGCGTCCACGCCCAGGATCTCTCAACCCTGCTCGACCAGTCGGGGATTGCCATTCGCTCGGGCCACCACTGCACCCAGCCCCTGCACCGGGTCTTGGGCACTGACTCCACCGCCCGGGCCAGTTTGTACTTTTACAACACCAAAGCCGAGATCGACAGCTTTGTCGCCGCGCTCAAAGACACCGTTGAATTTTTTAAAGGCGTATTTGAGGACGGTTGA
- the sufR gene encoding iron-sulfur cluster biosynthesis transcriptional regulator SufR, whose product MTSVQQPSTKDDILTYLLRQGEATAHDLAEHFEVSAQAIRRHLKDLETEELIEHRAVQEGMGRPNHLYQVSAKGRDRFPHKYDEFALSLLDTLAETVGKDQVGTLLRKQWERKALEYRDQVGTGSLAERVARLVQIRKAEGYMSEWHAVNDGDVRQAGTGYVITEYNCAISHIAESFPSICGNELEMFQIALGDCTVERTHWLVQGEHRCGYLVQG is encoded by the coding sequence ATGACCTCTGTGCAGCAACCCTCTACAAAAGACGACATTTTGACCTACCTGCTCAGGCAGGGGGAAGCGACGGCCCACGATCTGGCGGAGCACTTTGAGGTCAGTGCCCAGGCCATTCGCCGCCATCTAAAAGATTTAGAAACCGAGGAGCTGATCGAGCACCGGGCGGTGCAGGAGGGCATGGGGCGACCCAACCACCTGTACCAGGTGAGCGCTAAGGGGCGCGATCGCTTTCCCCACAAGTACGACGAGTTTGCCCTGTCGCTGCTCGACACCCTGGCCGAAACCGTGGGCAAAGACCAGGTGGGCACCCTGCTGCGCAAGCAGTGGGAGCGCAAGGCGCTGGAATACCGCGACCAGGTGGGCACAGGCAGTCTGGCTGAGCGGGTGGCTCGACTGGTACAAATTCGCAAGGCCGAAGGCTACATGTCGGAATGGCACGCGGTCAACGACGGCGATGTGCGGCAGGCGGGCACTGGCTACGTGATTACCGAGTACAACTGCGCCATTTCCCACATTGCCGAGTCGTTTCCGAGCATCTGCGGCAATGAGCTGGAGATGTTTCAAATCGCCCTGGGCGACTGCACGGTGGAGCGCACCCACTGGCTGGTGCAGGGCGAGCACCGCTGCGGGTATCTGGTGCAGGGGTGA
- the sufB gene encoding Fe-S cluster assembly protein SufB, with translation MTASVQTLVSQPYKYGFTTAIEADTIPRGLSEDVVRMISAKKNEPAFMLEFRLKAYRKWLTMAEPVWPNVKYPPIDYQNIVYYSAPKTQPKKLGSLDEVDPTMLETFEKLGIPLSEQKRLANVAVDAIFDSVSIATTYKEKLAESGVIFCSISEALQEHPDLVEKYLGTVVPIGDNYFAALNSAVFSDGSFVYIPKDTQCPMDLSTYFRINNGESGQFERTLIVAESGSSVTYLEGCTAPMYDSNQLHAAIVELVALDNATINYSTVQNWYAGDAEGKGGIYNFVTKRGLCAGKNSKISWTQVETGSAITWKYPSCVLVGDNSVGEFYSVALTNNMQQADTGTKMVHVGKNTRSTIISKGISAAKSKNSYRGLVKIGPKATGARNYSQCDSMLIGDTSSANTFPYIQVQNSTAQVEHEASTSKIGEDQLFYFAQRGISPEDAVSMIISGFCRDVFNKLPMEFAAEADKLLALKLENSVG, from the coding sequence ATGACAGCTTCTGTTCAAACCCTCGTCAGCCAACCCTATAAGTACGGCTTCACCACTGCGATCGAGGCCGACACCATCCCCCGCGGCCTCAGCGAAGACGTGGTGCGGATGATCTCAGCCAAAAAGAACGAGCCCGCCTTCATGCTGGAGTTTCGGCTGAAGGCCTACCGCAAGTGGCTGACCATGGCAGAGCCCGTCTGGCCCAACGTTAAATACCCCCCCATCGACTATCAAAACATCGTCTACTACTCGGCCCCCAAGACCCAGCCCAAAAAGCTGGGCAGCCTGGATGAAGTCGATCCGACGATGCTCGAAACCTTCGAGAAGCTGGGCATTCCCCTCTCGGAGCAAAAGCGACTGGCCAACGTGGCGGTAGACGCCATCTTCGACAGCGTCTCGATCGCGACTACCTACAAAGAAAAGCTGGCAGAGTCAGGCGTCATCTTCTGCTCCATCTCCGAGGCGCTGCAAGAGCACCCCGACCTGGTGGAGAAATACCTGGGCACGGTGGTGCCCATCGGCGACAACTACTTTGCGGCGCTGAACTCGGCGGTGTTTAGCGACGGGTCGTTTGTCTACATTCCCAAAGACACCCAGTGTCCGATGGATCTGTCCACCTACTTCCGCATCAATAACGGCGAGTCGGGCCAGTTTGAGCGCACGCTGATTGTGGCAGAATCGGGCAGCTCGGTCACCTACCTGGAGGGCTGCACCGCCCCCATGTACGACAGTAACCAGCTCCATGCCGCCATTGTGGAACTGGTGGCCTTAGACAACGCCACCATCAACTACTCCACCGTACAAAATTGGTACGCGGGCGACGCCGAGGGCAAAGGCGGCATCTACAACTTCGTCACCAAGCGCGGCCTCTGCGCGGGCAAAAACTCCAAAATCTCCTGGACTCAGGTGGAAACGGGTTCGGCCATCACCTGGAAGTACCCCAGCTGCGTGCTGGTGGGCGATAACTCCGTGGGCGAGTTCTACTCGGTGGCGCTGACCAACAACATGCAGCAGGCCGACACCGGCACCAAGATGGTGCACGTGGGCAAAAACACCCGCAGCACCATCATCTCTAAGGGCATTTCGGCGGCGAAGTCGAAAAACAGCTACCGGGGCTTGGTGAAGATCGGGCCAAAGGCCACTGGGGCGCGCAACTACTCCCAGTGCGACTCGATGCTGATCGGCGACACCTCCAGCGCTAACACGTTCCCCTACATTCAGGTGCAGAACAGCACCGCCCAGGTAGAGCACGAGGCCTCGACCTCCAAGATTGGCGAAGACCAGCTGTTCTACTTTGCTCAGCGGGGCATTTCGCCCGAGGATGCGGTGTCGATGATCATCAGCGGCTTCTGTCGCGATGTGTTCAACAAGCTGCCGATGGAGTTTGCCGCCGAGGCGGACAAGCTGCTGGCCCTGAAGCTGGAGAACAGCGTCGGGTAG